In Anaerolineales bacterium, one DNA window encodes the following:
- a CDS encoding DUF6094 domain-containing protein encodes MRPPAIEKCGFYETSQTVAQLLTKYFKPAESGRLLDPCAGEGTAASILAKAFNCQSWGAELSPARAALAAEKMDRLFNTPWSSCHLTSESITLLFLNPPYSHDRLGDQKRLELEFLKSTTPKLIRGGVLIYIVPHPLLRDLDVASHLAGYYENIRIYRYPDTGFNQVIVLATKRVKYKIPSHEEVHQVQAWADVEPPMLVEVDEPLYELLPAIDKGSGGQPIRFSRLDWQPEEIVDATQKRGLHSSKEWLDLLNLSRGLGELKQPVMPLKKGHIAMLMASGMMGTLRLTDEDGKPMLVKGRVVKVTEKVEENTDKKGHVTSEIFRDRFVSTVAILRQSGIEIIDTVDPLSKFMHKYGDQIGAHILSAYRPLYNFDPTSEETAVLDTLGTKRKPLPGQEKAGLLPAQRHAATAIARSIRKNGVGNIQGEMGLGKTLLGTATLELLNAYPAIVLCPPHLVPKWIREIEETIPGSKAMEITRIGRNANDPGDVNDVRRFLQLYKNGELGKKPVAVIAHTSAKYGAGWEHAVIRKKFVDDEDGRVFEALCCPTCGSPIQIDLPGGFVKVSTTFDDLGDKRRFCEAEISGYELDDHKRLVRDEHGNPVWGKRKCGTPLFQFTGHRWAIADYIAKHAKGEFKLLIADELHQFAAKASDRGVAFHQLVEATKYALTLTGTFFGGKSTSIFWLLHRLNAGVRKDFAFNDEKRWARLYGVLEMTRKSKRAEEDVDEDGFTGNRRYQNQAKEKPGISPAIVNRLLDTTIFLSLKDLGLAMPHYAEEVVTLEMTDEQSSQYRVMAKKLYDLAIKNRRYLSTWLQWTLARPNSAFRDEVVEVDEVNQKGEVVRRKQLMELPAVVSHESMPKESWLVDFCRTERQQGRKVLIYLRQTGTRDIQDRILKVLREGGVRAEVLTSGVNPRKREEWIAKRVVGLDALVVNPRLVETGLDLIAFSSVVFGEIEYSLVRRMMA; translated from the coding sequence ATGCGTCCTCCCGCAATAGAAAAGTGCGGTTTCTATGAAACATCCCAAACCGTTGCTCAACTACTCACAAAATATTTCAAGCCTGCCGAGTCCGGCAGGCTGCTCGATCCTTGTGCCGGTGAAGGTACAGCAGCTTCCATTCTGGCAAAAGCATTTAACTGCCAGAGTTGGGGCGCGGAACTTTCCCCAGCCCGTGCCGCACTCGCTGCTGAAAAAATGGACCGCCTGTTCAATACACCCTGGAGTTCCTGCCATCTGACGAGTGAGTCCATCACGCTGTTGTTCCTCAATCCGCCCTATAGCCATGATCGTCTGGGTGACCAGAAACGCCTGGAATTGGAGTTTCTGAAATCCACCACACCCAAACTGATTCGCGGTGGGGTCTTAATCTACATCGTCCCGCATCCGTTGCTTCGTGATCTGGATGTGGCTTCCCACCTGGCTGGGTATTACGAGAACATCCGCATATACCGTTACCCTGACACCGGATTCAATCAGGTCATTGTGTTGGCGACCAAGCGGGTGAAATACAAGATCCCATCTCATGAGGAAGTCCATCAGGTGCAGGCTTGGGCAGATGTCGAACCGCCCATGTTGGTGGAAGTGGATGAACCGTTGTATGAACTACTTCCTGCAATTGACAAAGGATCAGGTGGACAACCCATCCGCTTCTCCCGCCTGGATTGGCAGCCGGAAGAGATCGTGGATGCCACTCAGAAACGCGGATTGCATTCTTCAAAGGAATGGTTGGACCTGCTCAATCTTTCGCGCGGCTTGGGTGAATTGAAGCAACCGGTCATGCCGCTCAAGAAGGGACACATTGCGATGCTGATGGCATCCGGGATGATGGGAACGTTGCGGTTGACCGATGAAGATGGCAAGCCAATGTTGGTAAAGGGACGGGTGGTGAAGGTTACAGAGAAGGTCGAAGAAAACACAGATAAGAAAGGACATGTGACCTCTGAAATCTTCCGCGACCGTTTCGTTTCCACAGTTGCCATCCTGCGCCAAAGCGGGATCGAGATCATTGATACCGTTGATCCGCTTTCCAAGTTCATGCATAAGTATGGGGATCAGATTGGCGCGCATATCCTGTCCGCGTACCGGCCTTTGTACAACTTCGATCCAACATCGGAAGAAACTGCTGTATTGGATACCCTTGGAACGAAGCGCAAGCCGTTGCCCGGACAGGAGAAGGCAGGGCTGTTGCCGGCACAACGGCATGCGGCAACAGCAATCGCTCGATCAATACGCAAGAATGGTGTGGGGAATATTCAAGGCGAAATGGGACTAGGAAAGACTCTTCTTGGCACAGCAACTCTCGAATTACTCAATGCCTACCCAGCCATCGTGCTCTGCCCGCCGCATCTTGTTCCAAAGTGGATTCGGGAAATCGAAGAAACAATTCCTGGCTCGAAGGCGATGGAAATCACCCGCATCGGTCGTAACGCAAATGATCCCGGCGATGTGAATGATGTACGCAGGTTCCTGCAACTTTACAAGAATGGAGAGCTTGGCAAAAAGCCCGTTGCCGTGATTGCCCATACCTCTGCGAAATATGGCGCGGGCTGGGAGCATGCTGTGATACGCAAGAAGTTTGTGGATGATGAAGATGGACGGGTATTTGAAGCTCTCTGCTGCCCGACTTGTGGTTCACCGATACAGATCGATCTACCGGGTGGCTTCGTCAAGGTTTCAACCACGTTTGATGACTTAGGCGATAAACGACGTTTTTGCGAGGCGGAAATTTCGGGCTATGAACTGGATGATCATAAACGTCTAGTGCGCGATGAGCATGGCAACCCTGTATGGGGTAAGCGAAAATGTGGAACGCCGCTCTTCCAATTCACAGGTCACCGTTGGGCAATTGCCGATTACATCGCCAAACATGCCAAGGGTGAATTCAAGTTATTGATCGCCGATGAACTGCACCAGTTCGCTGCGAAAGCCAGTGACCGGGGGGTTGCCTTCCATCAACTTGTTGAAGCCACAAAATATGCATTGACCCTGACTGGTACCTTCTTTGGAGGAAAGAGTACTTCCATCTTCTGGTTGCTCCATCGCTTGAACGCCGGCGTTCGCAAGGATTTTGCCTTCAATGATGAAAAACGCTGGGCGCGGTTATATGGTGTGTTGGAGATGACCCGCAAAAGCAAACGCGCCGAAGAAGATGTGGATGAAGATGGTTTTACAGGCAATCGACGGTATCAAAATCAGGCAAAGGAAAAGCCTGGCATTTCGCCTGCCATTGTAAACCGCCTGTTGGACACCACGATATTTCTCTCCCTGAAGGATCTTGGGCTGGCGATGCCACATTATGCCGAGGAGGTAGTGACGTTGGAGATGACCGACGAACAGAGCAGCCAATATCGTGTGATGGCAAAGAAATTGTATGACCTTGCCATCAAGAACAGGCGCTATCTCTCGACCTGGCTGCAGTGGACTCTGGCGCGCCCAAACTCTGCCTTCCGCGATGAGGTGGTTGAAGTGGATGAGGTCAATCAGAAAGGAGAAGTTGTACGCAGGAAACAATTGATGGAACTGCCGGCAGTCGTAAGCCATGAATCCATGCCCAAGGAGTCCTGGCTGGTGGATTTCTGTCGTACTGAACGTCAGCAAGGGCGTAAGGTGTTGATCTACCTGCGCCAGACAGGAACACGCGATATTCAGGATCGCATTTTGAAAGTCCTACGAGAAGGCGGGGTGCGTGCGGAAGTATTAACCAGTGGTGTCAACCCACGCAAACGAGAGGAATGGATTGCCAAGCGCGTGGTTGGTCTGGATGCGCTGGTGGTCAATCCACGATTGGTGGAGACGGGTCTCGACTTGATCGCCTTCTCATCAGTAGTCTTTGGAGAGATCGAGTATTCACTCGTGCGCCGCATGATGGCATGA
- a CDS encoding reverse transcriptase domain-containing protein has product MQKAEQILQAVQKMGEKRIPLTRVYRSLFSEDLFLAAYDKIARNRGALTSGSDSETVDGMSRERIQRIIVQLRCEQFNFRPARRIQIPKKSGGTRPLGIPNFTDKLVQEVLRMVLEAYYEPRFRDSSHGFRPGRGCHTALANLQYKFKGAAWFIEGDIRGCFDNIDHEVLMAILARDIQDGRLLNLLRMGLKAGYLENWQYNRTYSGTPQGGILSPLLANIYLHELDAYIEDVLIPQYTRGKKRADNREYGNLAYAIKCARNAGDQKRVQELELQRRKLPSQDVHDPNFRRLKYIRYADDFILSFIGTKSEAEEIKSAISVFLKEKLHLEMSASKTLITHSRTEHARFLGYDISVYHADDKISPRSGTLTKTRSVNGCIRLGIPYGKVDELAKRYMRGRKPIHEAGLLAFSDAQIIDVYQQRFRGVAEYYKFATDRKALRKLKYVMEVSLTKTLANKFKSTVARMYQRYGGKRTVQGFTYKVLVVEVPTKNGTRYIYWGGISLKVVKPGTEILDDNNGRRNVAFSSRTDLVQRLQANECEICGSQENCEVHHVRKLADLKSRWRGRKEKPTWVTTMIAMQRKTLVVCAKCHVAIHTGKPLPARST; this is encoded by the coding sequence ATGCAGAAAGCCGAACAAATTCTACAAGCAGTGCAAAAGATGGGTGAAAAACGTATTCCCCTGACGCGGGTCTATCGAAGTCTGTTCAGTGAGGACTTGTTTCTCGCTGCCTATGACAAGATAGCCCGCAATCGTGGCGCTTTGACTTCGGGAAGCGATAGCGAGACAGTGGATGGAATGAGCCGTGAAAGAATACAGCGCATTATCGTACAACTGCGTTGTGAACAGTTCAACTTTCGTCCTGCCAGACGCATTCAAATCCCCAAGAAAAGCGGAGGGACACGCCCGCTTGGTATTCCGAACTTCACGGACAAACTGGTGCAGGAAGTTCTGCGGATGGTGCTGGAAGCCTACTATGAACCCCGATTTCGGGACAGTTCACATGGCTTTCGCCCCGGACGCGGATGTCATACGGCACTGGCAAATCTGCAATACAAGTTCAAAGGCGCGGCATGGTTCATCGAAGGCGACATTCGCGGATGTTTCGATAACATCGACCATGAAGTCCTGATGGCAATTCTCGCAAGAGACATTCAGGATGGAAGATTACTCAACCTCCTGCGGATGGGACTGAAGGCAGGCTATTTGGAAAACTGGCAGTACAACCGCACGTACAGCGGTACTCCACAGGGCGGTATTCTCAGCCCGCTGCTGGCAAACATCTACCTGCACGAACTGGATGCTTACATCGAAGATGTGCTTATCCCGCAGTACACACGCGGGAAGAAACGCGCTGACAATCGCGAGTACGGTAACTTAGCGTATGCCATCAAGTGTGCGCGAAATGCAGGCGATCAAAAGCGGGTTCAGGAACTTGAACTCCAACGCCGCAAACTCCCGTCTCAGGATGTGCATGACCCGAACTTCCGAAGGCTGAAATACATTCGTTATGCAGATGACTTCATTCTCAGTTTCATTGGGACGAAGTCCGAAGCAGAGGAAATAAAATCAGCCATCAGCGTGTTCTTGAAAGAAAAGCTGCATCTTGAAATGAGCGCATCCAAAACCCTCATCACACACTCGCGCACCGAACACGCGCGATTTCTCGGGTACGACATCAGCGTGTACCACGCAGACGACAAAATCTCACCCCGAAGCGGGACACTCACCAAAACCCGAAGTGTAAACGGATGTATCAGGTTGGGCATCCCTTATGGCAAGGTTGACGAGCTGGCAAAACGCTATATGCGCGGCAGAAAGCCCATTCACGAAGCTGGATTACTGGCGTTCTCGGACGCTCAAATCATCGATGTCTACCAGCAGCGTTTTCGTGGTGTGGCTGAGTACTATAAATTCGCTACCGACAGGAAGGCGTTACGCAAGCTCAAGTACGTCATGGAAGTTTCATTGACAAAGACACTGGCAAACAAATTCAAGTCCACTGTTGCCCGTATGTACCAAAGATACGGCGGAAAACGCACCGTGCAAGGATTTACCTACAAGGTTCTGGTTGTGGAAGTGCCAACCAAAAACGGAACACGGTATATCTACTGGGGCGGTATTTCCTTGAAAGTAGTCAAGCCCGGCACAGAAATTCTTGACGACAACAATGGACGGCGAAATGTTGCATTCAGTTCACGTACTGACCTTGTTCAAAGGCTGCAAGCCAACGAATGTGAAATCTGCGGCTCACAGGAAAATTGTGAAGTGCATCATGTTCGGAAACTGGCTGACCTGAAAAGCCGTTGGCGCGGACGGAAGGAGAAACCCACCTGGGTGACGACGATGATTGCGATGCAAAGAAAAACGCTGGTGGTGTGTGCGAAGTGCCATGTAGCAATACATACAGGGAAACCGTTACCCGCTCGAAGCACTTAA
- a CDS encoding HEAT repeat domain-containing protein — protein sequence MSKRLRNILLLIVVTTFIIWGINRYYIAFLPEGSNHILAIFLYVLGLFTALRGALDAGKYVSELLFPDPPGPSQKELARKEMRKSLVRLESEQANEFAREMLGNERCLRFWEQIHSNRRNASSLNELVSDPFSFDGLIEVFEKSNDQLPRNIGTLLEKLINVQWTQEKLGNKNWIDLQQIQFAFAQLASSHYPSKEYPAQSFYREIHGEEAAYSEMLDILGTKTMWGKPLGWWGKSQLKLYSRLADVSDRAQRVPSFLRWFVLLPITILYYIISTPYWISNRIEKLLKIRRNRAESVLRLAEQAHIIKRDGKAFRFTPGVWSDYFAALNNSRYPVDTIIEGSKTGWHSSYWNRLDPGKDSISTTLCGLIPNPSVYIEKLILVDPYLAAQCIVSGIDNISEEIRFATYNRLIANMLDVHSGGEERSADSAKLLRELRDDPSCIDEILETIEKNYVENVNLDLVKIIAEFGTNAVELLIKKLDTAQTSKRYIILALGEIGDQRALPILMSLLKVNDRDIRLIAMMVAAFQFREPTINALWRDTLLFQHDHDDGKTLWSHAQIAGPAIVPVLINLFRYGVRKFSHQNAKPLRTPNWGDAPFRFYSLLRQHRENSSTKKSLLDAFTNSSNKHFKIVMINALAEIQCSEANDMFIALLTNANDEIQMAVIQALGAIKSTEAVPVLIGKLYSDNVFIVSKAVSALGSIGSSAAVQSLIKKLESDETEKYEAFPSEQGTPIDYLAMCALSQIQNETAQTAAIKWCGAHLSDQRNANWGRESVSKKCEDYLYMKSHIPLAAQLYEEWTRKNVIS from the coding sequence ATGTCAAAGCGGCTTCGCAACATCCTCCTGCTCATTGTTGTTACCACCTTCATCATCTGGGGTATTAATCGGTATTACATAGCATTCCTACCCGAAGGCTCAAATCATATTTTGGCGATTTTTCTTTATGTGCTTGGTCTATTCACTGCACTTCGAGGTGCCCTGGATGCAGGAAAATATGTCAGCGAACTGCTATTTCCTGATCCTCCAGGCCCAAGTCAAAAAGAGTTAGCGAGAAAGGAAATGCGCAAATCGCTCGTTCGTCTGGAAAGCGAACAAGCGAATGAATTTGCGAGGGAGATGCTGGGAAACGAACGTTGTTTGCGATTCTGGGAACAGATTCATTCTAATCGAAGAAATGCCAGTTCGCTTAACGAATTGGTATCTGATCCCTTCTCGTTCGACGGTCTTATCGAGGTGTTTGAGAAATCTAATGATCAACTGCCTCGCAATATTGGAACTCTATTAGAGAAACTGATCAATGTGCAGTGGACACAGGAGAAACTAGGAAATAAGAATTGGATTGACTTGCAACAGATCCAATTCGCATTTGCCCAGCTTGCGAGCAGCCATTACCCGTCAAAGGAATATCCCGCTCAATCCTTTTATCGCGAAATACATGGCGAGGAAGCTGCTTACTCCGAAATGCTGGATATCTTGGGAACAAAAACCATGTGGGGTAAACCGTTGGGTTGGTGGGGAAAGTCTCAATTAAAGCTTTACTCGCGACTTGCTGATGTATCTGATCGCGCACAAAGAGTTCCAAGTTTCTTGCGCTGGTTCGTTCTCCTGCCAATTACTATTCTTTATTACATTATAAGCACACCTTACTGGATATCCAACAGGATTGAAAAGCTCCTGAAAATTCGCCGAAACCGGGCAGAGTCTGTCCTGCGGCTAGCAGAACAAGCACACATTATCAAGCGTGACGGCAAGGCATTCCGTTTCACACCAGGTGTCTGGTCTGACTATTTTGCAGCATTGAACAATTCGAGATATCCGGTGGATACGATCATCGAAGGATCAAAAACTGGTTGGCACTCCAGCTACTGGAATCGGCTGGACCCCGGCAAGGATTCCATCTCCACAACCTTGTGTGGTCTAATTCCAAACCCGTCTGTTTATATTGAGAAATTGATTCTTGTTGATCCATACCTTGCAGCACAATGCATCGTAAGCGGTATTGACAATATATCGGAGGAGATCAGGTTCGCCACATACAACCGGCTTATCGCCAATATGCTGGATGTCCATTCTGGAGGTGAGGAACGCAGTGCGGATTCTGCCAAACTCCTTCGCGAACTCCGCGATGATCCATCTTGCATAGATGAGATACTTGAAACAATTGAAAAGAACTATGTTGAAAATGTGAATCTCGATCTGGTAAAGATTATTGCGGAATTTGGCACTAATGCGGTCGAGCTTCTAATCAAGAAATTAGATACCGCACAAACTTCGAAACGCTATATCATATTGGCACTTGGTGAAATTGGAGATCAACGTGCCTTGCCCATATTGATGTCCCTCTTGAAAGTTAACGATCGGGATATTAGGCTGATAGCCATGATGGTAGCAGCTTTCCAATTCCGCGAACCTACGATCAATGCCCTGTGGCGAGACACCCTGCTTTTTCAGCATGATCATGATGACGGTAAAACACTCTGGTCGCATGCACAGATTGCAGGTCCAGCTATCGTTCCTGTACTGATAAATCTATTTCGTTATGGCGTGCGCAAATTCTCGCATCAAAACGCCAAACCACTGCGCACACCAAACTGGGGCGATGCACCTTTCAGATTTTATTCCTTACTGAGGCAGCATAGAGAGAACAGTTCTACGAAAAAGTCTCTATTGGATGCATTTACCAACTCGTCTAACAAGCATTTCAAGATCGTGATGATAAACGCGTTAGCGGAAATCCAGTGTAGCGAAGCAAATGATATGTTTATCGCGTTGCTGACAAATGCAAATGACGAAATACAAATGGCAGTGATCCAGGCGTTGGGTGCAATCAAATCGACAGAAGCAGTACCTGTGTTGATTGGCAAGCTCTATTCTGACAATGTTTTTATCGTTTCTAAAGCTGTCTCCGCTCTTGGCAGCATCGGTTCATCAGCTGCCGTCCAGTCGCTAATAAAAAAACTTGAAAGCGATGAAACAGAAAAATATGAAGCTTTCCCCTCTGAACAGGGAACTCCGATTGATTATCTTGCGATGTGTGCCCTAAGTCAAATTCAGAATGAAACCGCGCAAACGGCAGCTATCAAGTGGTGTGGGGCACATCTAAGTGATCAACGTAACGCAAATTGGGGACGCGAGTCTGTTTCAAAAAAATGTGAGGATTATTTATATATGAAATCTCATATCCCACTGGCTGCTCAACTCTATGAAGAGTGGACTCGGAAAAATGTGATTTCCTAG
- a CDS encoding AAA family ATPase — protein sequence MSNFEQANPVSNIAKIRAIDDSGCRLYLEFPNGTFTTVVNEEPFEYAVGSIVFVGINTNFIDSAPDSLWPDQSFVGVVRLRLPDITIVDAGGRWIKIPTSQTVCSEGNTVEAMISTGVMRVLSKEPIKYIELPAIDDAVVSKFRLEKEAIKVTFDDFGGLHDVVERARKLIEVPLKHKAALTTIGTRPIKGVLFTGQPGTGKTMLARIIANSTQSAFYEISGPEIFSKWYGQSEELLRKIFEDAEQQEQAIIFFDEIDSVAGQRADESHEASRRVVAQLLTLMDGFTKNNIVVIATSNRPQDIDVALRRPGRFDWEINFPLPNRLDRELILQVATKRFNISDNLPHAWVAQKTEGWSAADLAAIWTEAGLLAAADDRSIILPEDYIGGFELVAAQRRRTAKLSTKGNSK from the coding sequence AGCCAACCCAGTAAGCAATATAGCGAAGATTCGTGCAATAGATGACAGTGGATGTCGCCTGTATCTGGAATTTCCAAACGGAACTTTTACTACTGTGGTTAATGAAGAACCATTTGAGTATGCAGTTGGGTCCATTGTTTTTGTCGGCATCAACACGAACTTTATTGACTCTGCTCCAGATAGTCTTTGGCCAGATCAGTCATTTGTTGGCGTTGTTCGTTTGAGATTACCAGACATCACTATTGTTGATGCCGGCGGTCGGTGGATTAAGATTCCCACAAGCCAAACAGTTTGTAGTGAAGGGAACACTGTTGAGGCGATGATCTCAACTGGCGTCATGCGTGTTCTGTCAAAAGAGCCCATTAAGTATATTGAGTTACCTGCTATCGACGACGCGGTTGTTTCAAAATTCAGGCTGGAAAAGGAAGCAATCAAAGTCACGTTCGATGATTTTGGTGGACTCCATGATGTAGTTGAACGGGCACGGAAGCTTATAGAAGTACCACTTAAGCATAAGGCTGCCCTGACAACTATTGGAACGCGCCCAATTAAAGGCGTTCTGTTTACTGGGCAACCCGGCACTGGGAAAACGATGTTAGCAAGAATTATTGCGAACAGCACGCAGTCAGCATTTTATGAAATTAGTGGTCCTGAGATATTCAGCAAGTGGTATGGACAAAGCGAGGAGCTACTCCGCAAGATATTTGAAGATGCAGAACAACAGGAACAGGCAATTATCTTTTTCGATGAAATTGACAGTGTTGCTGGTCAGCGTGCTGACGAATCGCATGAGGCTTCACGTCGCGTGGTCGCCCAGCTTCTAACCCTTATGGATGGATTTACAAAAAACAACATTGTTGTGATTGCAACATCCAACAGACCGCAAGATATTGATGTCGCTTTACGTCGTCCAGGCAGGTTTGATTGGGAGATCAATTTTCCGCTTCCAAATCGTCTTGATCGCGAGTTGATTCTTCAGGTTGCGACCAAACGATTCAATATTTCAGATAATCTTCCACACGCATGGGTAGCACAGAAAACCGAAGGGTGGTCGGCAGCAGATTTAGCCGCGATATGGACCGAGGCGGGCTTGTTGGCTGCAGCGGACGACAGGTCTATCATTCTGCCTGAGGACTACATTGGAGGCTTCGAGTTAGTAGCAGCACAAAGGCGCCGAACCGCTAAACTTTCAACGAAAGGCAATTCAAAATGA